A region from the Streptosporangium sp. NBC_01756 genome encodes:
- a CDS encoding DUF47 domain-containing protein, which translates to MKRLRRVRDLLAGRMDSALTEALIGQLEATKEGAWLAMAMIGGDTARTDAHEQMRAIEHRGDTERARLVEELSESLVTPIDREDLFRLSRSIDDVLDSLRDFVRESHLYRVRDQQRFAPMLDQVIVGIEALETAVRDLASRPSVITHDALEAKKAGGTLRRMYQYEIARIFSGTISAETMKERELVRRLEIVGVAIGEAADAIADGAMKR; encoded by the coding sequence GTGAAACGGCTGCGGCGTGTGCGGGATCTCCTGGCGGGCCGGATGGACAGCGCGCTCACCGAGGCACTGATCGGACAGCTTGAGGCCACGAAGGAGGGTGCCTGGCTGGCCATGGCCATGATCGGCGGGGACACCGCCCGCACCGACGCCCACGAGCAGATGCGGGCCATCGAACACCGCGGCGACACCGAACGGGCACGCCTGGTGGAGGAGCTGTCCGAGTCACTGGTGACGCCGATCGACCGTGAGGACCTGTTCCGGCTGTCCCGCTCGATCGACGACGTGCTCGACTCCCTCCGGGACTTCGTCCGGGAGTCGCATCTCTACCGTGTCCGCGACCAGCAGCGTTTCGCCCCCATGCTCGATCAGGTGATCGTCGGTATCGAGGCCCTGGAAACCGCGGTCCGCGACCTGGCGTCCCGTCCTTCCGTGATCACCCACGACGCACTGGAGGCGAAGAAGGCCGGCGGTACCCTCCGGCGCATGTACCAGTACGAGATCGCCCGGATCTTCTCCGGCACGATCAGCGCGGAGACCATGAAGGAACGGGAACTGGTCCGCCGTCTGGAGATCGTCGGCGTCGCGATCGGTGAGGCGGCCGACGCCATCGCCGACGGCGCGATGAAACGCTGA
- a CDS encoding FmdB family zinc ribbon protein — MPRYDFRCRACGSTFELSRPMARSGDPALCPQGHDDTVKLLSTVAVTGGSGAPAPRPAGGGGCCGGGCCG; from the coding sequence ATGCCGCGCTATGACTTCCGCTGCCGTGCCTGTGGATCCACCTTCGAACTCTCCCGCCCGATGGCCAGATCCGGCGACCCGGCGCTCTGCCCGCAGGGCCATGACGACACCGTCAAATTGCTGTCCACGGTCGCCGTCACCGGCGGGTCCGGTGCTCCGGCTCCCCGGCCGGCCGGTGGCGGCGGATGTTGCGGTGGAGGCTGCTGCGGCTAG
- a CDS encoding helix-turn-helix transcriptional regulator, with amino-acid sequence MATVLKPSASPLTTAEIAALALSLAHLGSGPQATAARSGLRHAFEHLELDDDVILSTLSTLTDPMPGPVADRARTIAGAITSRLVIRLHYRDVSGRITVRDVDPVTCMVHRDYWYLVGMCRMRGAIRAFRFDRIVATEPTFMPAQQHLADHFLPFQGKRAVQSRHAA; translated from the coding sequence ATGGCTACCGTCTTGAAGCCCTCCGCCAGCCCGCTGACAACCGCCGAGATCGCCGCCCTCGCCCTGTCCCTGGCACACCTGGGTTCGGGCCCGCAGGCCACCGCCGCCCGCAGCGGCCTGCGCCACGCGTTCGAGCATCTGGAGCTCGACGACGACGTCATCCTCTCCACCCTGTCGACCCTCACCGACCCGATGCCCGGCCCGGTCGCCGACCGGGCCCGGACCATCGCCGGCGCGATCACCTCGCGTCTCGTGATCCGCCTGCACTACCGGGACGTGTCCGGCCGGATCACCGTCCGCGACGTCGACCCGGTGACGTGCATGGTCCACCGTGACTACTGGTATCTCGTGGGGATGTGCCGCATGCGCGGTGCCATCCGGGCCTTCCGGTTCGATCGGATCGTCGCCACCGAACCCACCTTCATGCCCGCCCAGCAGCATCTGGCCGACCACTTCCTGCCCTTCCAGGGCAAGCGCGCCGTCCAGAGCAGGCACGCGGCCTAG
- a CDS encoding GNAT family N-acetyltransferase, whose amino-acid sequence MGWMFTSDVEVYAGAAEPWLLKDPVRNTAPLTVLRGIRNGLWGDDVLLAWLERDGETVAAASQTPPHPLLLADIPAETVRDLATRLIESERVVSGVSGPLAQAEAFAGAWWRPEAERRSERLYRLDALVPPPSRPGEAARTAVPADLERLVGWSNDFQVEAAGVAPVNLTPLVASRVGREELVLWEADGRPVAFAGVSAPIGGMSRIGPVYTPRESRRKGYGAAVTHAATAKALADGATDVLLFTDLSNPTSNSIYQAIGYRPVADYAFIRFT is encoded by the coding sequence ATGGGATGGATGTTCACCTCCGATGTCGAGGTGTATGCCGGGGCGGCGGAGCCGTGGCTCCTGAAGGATCCGGTCCGCAACACCGCCCCGCTCACCGTCCTGCGCGGGATCCGCAACGGACTGTGGGGCGACGACGTGCTGCTGGCCTGGCTGGAACGGGACGGCGAGACCGTCGCGGCGGCGAGCCAGACGCCCCCGCATCCCCTGCTGCTCGCCGACATCCCGGCCGAGACCGTCCGCGACCTCGCCACCCGGCTGATCGAGTCCGAACGGGTGGTCTCCGGCGTCTCCGGGCCCCTCGCGCAGGCGGAGGCGTTCGCCGGTGCCTGGTGGCGGCCCGAGGCGGAGCGCCGCTCCGAACGGCTCTACCGGCTTGACGCACTCGTGCCGCCTCCCTCCCGGCCGGGGGAGGCCGCGCGGACGGCCGTCCCGGCCGACCTCGAACGGCTGGTCGGGTGGTCCAACGACTTCCAGGTCGAGGCCGCCGGAGTCGCTCCCGTTAACCTGACCCCGCTGGTGGCCAGCAGGGTCGGCCGTGAGGAGCTCGTCCTGTGGGAGGCGGACGGGCGGCCCGTCGCGTTCGCCGGAGTCTCCGCACCCATCGGGGGCATGTCCCGGATCGGCCCGGTCTACACACCGCGCGAGTCTCGAAGGAAGGGCTACGGCGCGGCGGTCACCCACGCCGCGACGGCCAAGGCGCTGGCGGACGGAGCAACGGACGTGCTGCTCTTCACCGACCTGTCCAATCCCACCTCCAACTCCATCTACCAGGCGATCGGCTACCGGCCGGTGGCCGACTACGCCTTCATCCGCTTCACCTGA
- a CDS encoding prolyl oligopeptidase family serine peptidase — protein sequence MTRQPYPPAGRDGLVENLHGTPVPDPYRWLEDPDDPATKSWLADEEQLFTAEMDALPGREGFKARIAELLRSGSIGAPVWRGERRFFMRRTPEQEHAVLYTVDPDGTERALLDPMALDPTGLTTLDSWQPDKEGRLLAYQVSVGGDEESSLYLMDVALGHRIEGPIDRCRYSPVAWLPGGDAFYYVRRLPSTEVPEGEDQFHRRVYLHRVGTSTEDDFLIFGDGLEKTNYYGVAVSRDGRWLQISASRGTAPRNDLWVADLSVSSLSSPELVVVQEDVDAQSALHFGRDGRLYVFTDRDAPRGRVCVTDPTTPQFEHWRDLVPQDPEAVLSDFAILDDLDRPIMLVGWTRHAISEISIHDLVTGERSGEVPTPGLGTIGGISECPEGGHEAWFGYTDNTTPPTIQRYDARTGETTLWAASPGAVEVPAVDTEQVTYRSADGSEVHMLVISKPGSEGPRPTILYGYGGFGISMTPGYSASILTWVEAGGVYAIAQLRGGGEQGEEWHRAGMLANKQNVYDDLHAAAEHLIATGVTTASQLAISGGSNGGLLVGAALTQRPELYAAVVCSAPLLDMVRYELFGLGATWNVEYGSAEKPDEFAWLYAYSPYHRVREGVSYPATLFTVFQSDTRVHPLHAWKMCAALQHAQAGDRPILLRTETEVGHGARAVSKTVELAADQLTFLACHTGLTA from the coding sequence ATGACGCGACAGCCATACCCTCCTGCCGGCCGTGACGGACTCGTCGAGAACCTGCACGGCACCCCGGTCCCCGACCCCTACCGGTGGCTGGAGGATCCCGACGACCCGGCGACCAAGTCATGGCTGGCCGATGAGGAACAGCTGTTCACCGCCGAGATGGACGCTCTCCCGGGGAGGGAGGGGTTCAAGGCGCGGATCGCCGAACTCCTGCGGTCCGGCTCGATCGGCGCACCGGTGTGGCGCGGTGAACGGCGGTTCTTCATGCGCCGCACCCCCGAGCAGGAGCACGCCGTGCTCTACACCGTCGACCCCGACGGCACCGAGCGAGCGCTGCTGGACCCCATGGCGCTCGACCCGACCGGCCTGACCACCCTCGACTCCTGGCAGCCCGACAAGGAGGGCCGCCTGCTCGCCTACCAGGTGTCGGTGGGCGGCGACGAGGAGTCGAGCCTCTACCTGATGGACGTCGCACTCGGCCACCGGATCGAGGGCCCGATCGACCGATGCCGCTACTCCCCCGTGGCCTGGCTCCCCGGCGGAGACGCCTTCTACTACGTGCGCAGGCTGCCCTCCACCGAGGTGCCCGAGGGAGAGGACCAGTTCCACCGCCGGGTCTACCTGCACAGGGTCGGCACCTCCACCGAGGACGACTTCCTGATCTTCGGTGACGGTCTGGAGAAGACCAACTACTACGGCGTCGCGGTCTCCCGCGACGGCCGCTGGCTGCAGATCTCCGCCTCCCGCGGCACGGCCCCGCGCAACGACCTGTGGGTGGCCGACCTGTCGGTCTCCTCCCTCTCCTCGCCGGAGCTCGTCGTCGTCCAGGAGGACGTGGACGCCCAGAGCGCCCTGCACTTCGGGCGTGACGGCAGGCTCTACGTGTTCACCGACCGCGACGCCCCACGCGGGCGGGTCTGCGTGACCGACCCCACCACCCCTCAGTTCGAGCACTGGCGCGACCTGGTCCCGCAGGACCCGGAGGCCGTGCTGTCGGACTTCGCGATCCTCGACGACCTGGACCGGCCGATCATGCTGGTCGGCTGGACCCGTCATGCGATCAGTGAGATCTCCATCCACGACCTGGTCACCGGCGAGCGTTCCGGGGAGGTGCCGACGCCCGGCCTGGGCACGATCGGCGGCATCAGCGAATGCCCCGAGGGCGGTCACGAGGCCTGGTTCGGTTACACCGACAACACCACCCCGCCCACCATCCAGCGCTACGACGCCCGCACCGGTGAGACCACCCTGTGGGCCGCCTCCCCCGGCGCGGTCGAGGTGCCCGCCGTCGACACCGAGCAGGTGACCTACCGCTCGGCGGACGGCAGCGAGGTCCACATGCTGGTGATCTCCAAGCCCGGTTCCGAGGGACCGCGGCCGACCATCCTGTACGGCTACGGCGGCTTCGGCATCTCGATGACCCCCGGTTACTCGGCGTCGATCCTGACCTGGGTCGAGGCGGGCGGCGTCTACGCCATCGCCCAGTTGCGCGGCGGCGGCGAGCAGGGCGAGGAGTGGCACCGGGCCGGAATGCTGGCCAACAAGCAGAACGTCTACGACGACCTGCACGCGGCGGCCGAACACCTGATCGCCACCGGTGTCACCACGGCCTCTCAGCTGGCCATCTCCGGAGGTTCCAACGGCGGCCTGCTGGTCGGCGCGGCGCTGACCCAGCGACCCGAACTGTACGCGGCCGTCGTCTGCTCGGCCCCGCTGCTCGACATGGTCCGCTACGAGCTGTTCGGCCTCGGCGCCACCTGGAACGTCGAGTACGGCTCCGCCGAGAAGCCCGACGAGTTCGCGTGGCTGTACGCCTACTCGCCCTACCATCGGGTCCGCGAGGGCGTCTCCTACCCGGCGACGCTCTTCACCGTCTTCCAGTCCGACACCCGGGTTCACCCGCTGCACGCCTGGAAGATGTGCGCGGCGCTCCAGCACGCCCAGGCCGGAGACAGGCCGATCCTGCTGCGCACCGAGACCGAGGTGGGTCACGGCGCCCGCGCGGTCAGCAAGACCGTCGAGCTCGCCGCCGACCAGCTCACCTTCCTCGCCTGTCACACCGGCCTGACCGCGTAG
- the ilvD gene encoding dihydroxy-acid dehydratase → MPALRSRTVTHGRNMAGARALLRATGVAGGDFGKPIIAVANSFTQFVPGHVHLREVGDVVAGAIREAGAIPREFNTIAVDDGIAMGHGGMLYSLPSRELIADAVEYMVNAHCADALICVSNCDKITPGMLLAAFRLNIPTVFVSGGPMEAGKTPNGKLDLIDPMIAAADDSVSDAELLEMEENACPTCGSCSGMFTANSMNCLAEAIGLALPGNGTILATHKARKKLFQDAGRQLVEITRRYYEQDDETVLPRSIATKDAFENAMTLDVAMGGSTNTILHILAAAREAEVDFGLKEINEISLRVPCLCKVAPATAKYHVEDVHRAGGIPAILGELDRGGLIHRDAFTVNGGTMGDYLAAWDPQSATALPEALDLWHAAPGNVRTVKPYSQEARWESLDLDRSEGCVRDVEHAYTRDGGLAVLYGNIATEGCIVKTAGVDESVWRFSGPAVVFESQDDAVEGILNNKVAAGDVVVIRYEGPKGGPGMQEMLYPTSFLKGKGLGKACALVTDGRFSGGTSGLSIGHASPEAAEGGTIALVEDGDTVEIDIPGRSIELKVSEEELAARRERLVAELGGYRPRDRQRPVSAALQAYAALTTSASTGASRDLSQLSR, encoded by the coding sequence ATGCCCGCCCTCAGGTCGCGTACGGTCACCCACGGCAGAAACATGGCCGGAGCCAGAGCCCTGCTCCGGGCGACGGGCGTAGCCGGCGGTGACTTCGGCAAACCCATCATCGCGGTGGCCAACAGCTTCACCCAGTTCGTCCCCGGGCACGTCCATCTCCGCGAGGTGGGCGACGTGGTCGCCGGGGCGATCCGCGAGGCGGGCGCGATCCCGCGCGAGTTCAACACGATCGCGGTCGACGACGGCATCGCGATGGGCCACGGCGGCATGCTCTACTCGCTGCCCAGCCGCGAGCTGATCGCCGACGCGGTCGAATACATGGTGAACGCGCACTGCGCCGACGCCCTCATCTGCGTCTCCAACTGCGACAAGATCACCCCGGGTATGCTGCTGGCCGCCTTCCGGCTCAACATCCCCACGGTCTTCGTCTCCGGCGGTCCCATGGAGGCCGGCAAGACGCCCAACGGCAAGCTCGACCTGATCGACCCGATGATCGCCGCGGCCGACGACTCCGTCTCCGACGCGGAGCTGCTGGAGATGGAGGAGAACGCCTGCCCGACCTGCGGCTCGTGCAGCGGGATGTTCACCGCCAACTCGATGAACTGCCTCGCCGAGGCCATCGGCCTGGCGCTGCCGGGCAACGGCACGATCCTGGCCACGCACAAGGCGCGCAAGAAGCTGTTCCAGGACGCCGGGCGCCAGCTCGTGGAGATCACCCGCCGCTACTACGAACAGGACGACGAGACGGTCCTGCCGCGGAGCATCGCCACCAAGGACGCGTTCGAGAACGCCATGACGCTGGACGTGGCGATGGGCGGCTCGACGAACACGATCCTGCACATCCTCGCCGCGGCCCGCGAGGCCGAGGTGGACTTCGGCCTCAAGGAGATCAACGAGATCTCGCTGCGGGTGCCGTGCCTGTGCAAGGTCGCCCCGGCCACCGCGAAGTACCACGTGGAGGACGTCCACCGGGCCGGCGGCATCCCCGCCATCCTCGGCGAGCTCGACCGGGGCGGTCTGATCCACCGCGACGCCTTCACCGTCAACGGCGGCACGATGGGCGACTACCTCGCCGCCTGGGATCCGCAGTCGGCCACCGCGCTGCCCGAGGCGCTGGACCTCTGGCACGCCGCCCCCGGCAACGTCCGGACCGTCAAGCCCTACTCCCAGGAGGCCCGCTGGGAGTCGCTCGACCTCGACCGGTCCGAGGGCTGCGTGCGCGACGTCGAGCACGCCTACACCCGCGACGGCGGCCTGGCCGTCCTCTACGGCAACATCGCCACGGAGGGCTGCATCGTCAAGACCGCCGGGGTCGACGAGTCGGTCTGGAGGTTCTCCGGGCCCGCCGTGGTCTTCGAGTCCCAGGACGACGCGGTCGAGGGCATCCTGAACAACAAGGTCGCGGCCGGTGACGTCGTGGTGATCCGTTACGAGGGGCCGAAGGGCGGGCCGGGCATGCAGGAGATGCTCTACCCGACCTCCTTCCTCAAGGGCAAGGGGCTGGGCAAGGCCTGCGCGCTGGTCACCGACGGGCGCTTCTCCGGGGGCACGAGCGGGCTGTCCATCGGCCACGCCTCTCCCGAGGCCGCCGAGGGCGGCACCATCGCCCTGGTCGAGGACGGCGACACCGTGGAGATCGACATCCCGGGCCGTTCGATCGAGTTGAAGGTCTCCGAGGAGGAACTGGCCGCCCGCCGCGAGCGGCTCGTGGCCGAGCTGGGCGGTTACCGGCCGCGTGACCGCCAGCGACCGGTGAGCGCCGCGCTGCAGGCCTACGCCGCACTGACCACTTCGGCCTCCACCGGCGCCTCCCGGGACCTGTCCCAGCTCTCCCGCTGA
- a CDS encoding nuclease-related domain-containing protein has product MGILLSSWRLGVTAAVLAAIVDTVLRARTTSTVPAWRRASVAERRTEAQLKRLERGGYRTLHARAIPDSEAQIDHLVVGPTGVYAVDSEKWDKRLPVRVQSHRKLFHGPFNQKPRLDEARWEASQAAELIGTALGHEVTIVPSLAIYGPAIPWKILNVREVDVFDGSRVRKWITKRERSLTDTEIQRIYEAAERVLPARYPES; this is encoded by the coding sequence ATGGGCATCCTGCTGTCGAGTTGGCGGCTGGGGGTGACCGCCGCCGTCCTGGCCGCGATCGTCGACACGGTGTTACGCGCCCGTACCACCTCGACCGTGCCGGCCTGGCGGCGCGCCTCAGTCGCGGAGCGGCGGACGGAAGCCCAGCTCAAAAGGCTGGAGCGAGGTGGCTACCGCACCCTGCACGCCCGTGCGATCCCCGACAGCGAGGCCCAGATCGACCACCTGGTCGTGGGCCCCACCGGCGTGTACGCCGTGGACTCGGAGAAATGGGACAAGCGACTGCCGGTCCGCGTCCAGTCGCATCGCAAGCTGTTCCACGGGCCGTTCAACCAGAAGCCCCGCCTCGACGAGGCACGCTGGGAGGCGTCCCAGGCGGCCGAGCTGATCGGCACGGCGCTCGGCCACGAGGTGACGATCGTCCCGTCCCTGGCGATCTACGGGCCGGCGATCCCCTGGAAGATCCTCAACGTTCGCGAGGTCGACGTCTTCGACGGCAGTCGCGTCCGTAAATGGATCACCAAGCGGGAACGGTCACTCACCGACACCGAGATCCAGCGGATTTACGAGGCGGCCGAGCGGGTCCTGCCCGCCCGCTACCCCGAGTCCTGA
- a CDS encoding HNH endonuclease — translation MRQVLLLNATYEPLTTLSLHRAVVLVLREKADVVHRDGRGAVFRSASRTLDVPSVIRLRRYVRIPYRSRIPLTRNALMRRDDYRCAYCGQRAETIDHVIPRSRGGPHTWENCVASCTTCNHRKADRMLEELGWTLSVVPVVPRGVHWRLIGAHGVGDPLWAPYLVESAA, via the coding sequence ATGCGCCAGGTCCTGCTGTTGAACGCCACCTACGAACCCCTGACCACCCTCTCCCTGCACCGCGCGGTCGTGCTCGTGCTCAGGGAGAAGGCGGATGTCGTGCATCGCGACGGGCGGGGCGCCGTGTTCCGCTCGGCGAGCCGCACGCTCGACGTGCCGTCGGTGATCAGGCTTCGCCGATATGTCCGTATCCCCTACCGGTCACGGATCCCACTGACCCGTAACGCGTTGATGCGCCGGGACGACTACCGGTGCGCCTACTGCGGCCAGCGGGCCGAGACCATCGACCATGTGATCCCGCGCTCACGAGGCGGCCCCCACACGTGGGAGAACTGCGTCGCCTCGTGCACAACGTGCAACCACCGTAAGGCGGACCGGATGCTGGAGGAACTGGGATGGACGCTGAGCGTCGTCCCGGTGGTGCCACGCGGCGTCCACTGGCGGCTCATCGGCGCGCACGGCGTCGGCGATCCCCTATGGGCGCCTTACCTGGTGGAGAGCGCGGCCTGA
- a CDS encoding alkaline phosphatase family protein, producing MRLRNAMGAAVAVMILIPTAALAGSGAPTPSRPALVSAKAANTTAAQAEPVPVPAVPDGTSADKVLVIGLDGLRHDRIAAADAPNLDALIAHGTFGTSLLYTAPMAATSSGPGWSTIATGTWPDKHKVRNNTFAGKRYDLYPGFLARLEKIDPSYSTYAAMDWRSLGDQGTFGSGIDARIVLDGDSDGYPVEDGRIIAVSEKVLRDRNPDVAFVSLGNVDIAGHDSGAADQAYLNAIATVDTYVGRLLAAVQGRSTYHDERWTVIVTTDHGHTDAGGHGGSTVEERRTFVLAAGPGIPAGATPAGIRLVDVAATVFGQLGLARPAGLDGRSIAFRSTDPFDRLPLRRRVQETGVPAGIRGFTHTAPPGWSVDNRGLPSGGVEEWRGWSFTTDEFWSRAQRDQWRELFVRGRGVFAVADSDEWDDRPHGTGTFGSTLASAPYPVAGRRSARIGYVTHYRQGGAQKAQVLVSFDRGRTKVVKAYTADAVSKVESIPVAVPVGATRMTVRFRYSNADNDWYWAIDDLRVT from the coding sequence ATGCGTCTACGCAACGCGATGGGGGCGGCGGTCGCGGTCATGATCCTGATCCCGACGGCCGCCCTGGCCGGATCCGGCGCTCCGACGCCCAGCCGCCCTGCCCTCGTCTCCGCGAAGGCCGCGAACACCACGGCCGCCCAGGCCGAACCTGTTCCGGTGCCGGCCGTCCCGGACGGCACCAGCGCCGACAAGGTCCTGGTGATCGGATTGGACGGTCTGCGTCACGACCGCATCGCCGCAGCCGACGCGCCGAATCTCGACGCGCTGATCGCCCACGGCACCTTCGGCACCAGCCTGCTCTACACCGCACCGATGGCGGCCACCTCCAGCGGTCCCGGCTGGTCCACGATCGCCACCGGCACCTGGCCGGACAAGCACAAGGTCAGGAACAACACCTTCGCGGGGAAGCGCTACGACCTCTACCCCGGCTTCCTCGCCAGGTTGGAGAAGATCGATCCGTCCTACTCCACCTACGCCGCCATGGACTGGCGGTCTCTCGGCGACCAAGGCACCTTCGGCAGCGGCATCGACGCGCGGATCGTCCTCGACGGGGACTCCGACGGATACCCCGTCGAGGACGGGCGGATCATCGCGGTCTCCGAGAAGGTGCTCCGTGACCGCAACCCGGACGTCGCCTTCGTCTCCCTGGGCAACGTCGACATCGCCGGACACGACAGTGGTGCCGCCGACCAGGCCTACCTGAACGCGATCGCGACCGTCGACACCTATGTCGGCCGGCTCCTCGCCGCGGTCCAGGGCCGCTCCACCTACCATGACGAGCGATGGACGGTGATCGTCACCACCGACCACGGCCACACCGACGCCGGCGGCCACGGCGGCTCCACCGTCGAGGAGCGCCGCACCTTCGTCCTGGCGGCCGGGCCCGGCATCCCCGCCGGAGCCACCCCCGCGGGCATCCGCCTGGTCGACGTGGCCGCCACGGTCTTCGGCCAATTGGGGCTTGCGCGTCCGGCGGGCCTGGACGGAAGGTCCATCGCGTTCCGCTCGACCGATCCGTTCGACCGGCTCCCGCTCCGCAGACGGGTCCAGGAGACCGGCGTCCCGGCCGGGATCAGGGGGTTCACGCACACCGCGCCGCCCGGCTGGTCGGTGGACAACCGGGGGCTGCCCTCCGGCGGCGTCGAGGAGTGGCGCGGCTGGTCGTTCACGACGGACGAGTTCTGGTCACGCGCCCAGCGGGACCAGTGGCGGGAGCTGTTCGTCCGCGGTCGCGGCGTGTTCGCGGTGGCCGACTCCGACGAGTGGGACGACCGCCCCCACGGCACCGGTACCTTCGGCTCCACCCTTGCCAGCGCACCGTATCCGGTGGCGGGCCGTCGCTCGGCGAGGATCGGCTACGTCACCCACTACCGGCAGGGCGGCGCCCAGAAAGCCCAGGTCCTGGTCTCCTTCGACCGTGGTCGCACCAAGGTCGTGAAGGCGTACACCGCCGACGCCGTCTCCAAGGTCGAGTCCATCCCCGTTGCCGTCCCGGTGGGTGCCACCCGGATGACCGTCCGTTTTCGCTACTCCAATGCCGACAACGACTGGTACTGGGCCATCGACGATCTCCGCGTCACCTGA
- a CDS encoding inorganic phosphate transporter has translation MSAVALSSLAGLFAIVTGVNDGGALLATGLKISSIPPLAGVLVMTVMVALVPLLTHQVATTFTTGLASAEGPSGQGVLAVAVLAALAVVAILNNRGLPTSLTLAIVGALTGAGLGWGLPVSGGTVLFVLVVALAAPFVGALLAILVRRWLIHRTHGRMLRQWHRAGFTLQCLAYAANDSQKMPAVFMLALGLYAPPLSVCLIVAVLFGIGALYGLPRAGRTLSRTIIASHPLDGVTAELASGAAVVGCAAIGAPVSMTQTIAGALVGAGTAKGSGRVRWHSATKIALAWTLTLPVSGLLAAAAALVIRGVTA, from the coding sequence GTGAGCGCGGTCGCCCTGTCATCACTTGCCGGACTTTTCGCGATCGTCACCGGGGTCAACGACGGCGGTGCGCTGCTGGCGACCGGCCTGAAGATCTCCAGCATCCCTCCGCTCGCCGGCGTGCTCGTGATGACGGTCATGGTCGCATTGGTCCCCCTCCTGACCCATCAGGTCGCCACGACCTTCACCACCGGGCTGGCGAGCGCGGAAGGGCCTTCCGGACAGGGCGTGCTGGCCGTCGCCGTGCTCGCCGCGCTGGCCGTCGTCGCGATCCTCAACAACCGGGGGCTGCCCACCAGCCTGACCCTCGCCATCGTGGGCGCCCTCACCGGCGCGGGCCTGGGCTGGGGTCTGCCCGTCTCCGGCGGAACGGTGCTGTTCGTGCTCGTGGTCGCACTGGCGGCGCCGTTCGTGGGAGCCTTGCTGGCGATCCTGGTGCGCCGGTGGCTCATCCACCGGACGCACGGCCGCATGCTGCGGCAGTGGCACCGGGCCGGGTTCACCCTGCAGTGCCTGGCCTACGCGGCCAACGACAGTCAGAAGATGCCCGCCGTCTTCATGCTCGCCCTCGGCCTCTACGCCCCTCCGCTCTCCGTCTGCCTGATCGTGGCAGTGCTGTTCGGGATCGGCGCCCTGTACGGCCTGCCGCGCGCCGGCCGTACCCTCAGCCGGACGATCATCGCCTCGCACCCGCTGGACGGGGTGACCGCCGAACTGGCCAGCGGAGCCGCCGTGGTCGGCTGCGCCGCGATCGGCGCGCCGGTGAGCATGACCCAGACGATCGCCGGCGCCCTCGTCGGAGCGGGGACGGCCAAGGGCTCGGGCCGGGTGCGCTGGCACTCCGCCACGAAGATAGCTCTGGCCTGGACACTGACGCTGCCGGTGAGCGGGCTGCTCGCCGCGGCGGCGGCACTCGTCATCCGGGGGGTGACCGCGTGA
- the purU gene encoding formyltetrahydrofolate deformylase: MNSVTQYVLTLSCPDRPGVVAAVSGLLAARGCNIIESQQFGDPIAERFFMRVQFSSTLSDGELHTAFAALAPDFGMDVKLRDLAVKPRVLVLVSKFGHCLNDLLYRTRSGLLDIEIVAVASNHPDMRPLTQSYGIDYHHLPVTAETKPRQEAEIVALVDHYRADLVVLARYMQVLSEDLCVKLAGNVINIHHSFLPSFKGAKPYHQAHSRGVKLIGATAHYVTADLDEGPIIEQEVARVNHTHSAEDLAAIGRDVECQALARAVRWHTEQRVLLDGHKTIVFPR, from the coding sequence ATGAACTCCGTCACCCAGTATGTGCTGACGCTGTCCTGCCCGGACCGGCCGGGCGTGGTGGCCGCCGTCTCCGGTCTCCTGGCCGCGCGGGGCTGCAACATCATCGAGAGCCAGCAGTTCGGAGACCCCATCGCCGAGCGGTTCTTCATGAGGGTGCAGTTCTCCTCCACCCTCTCCGACGGAGAACTCCATACGGCCTTCGCCGCGCTCGCCCCCGACTTCGGCATGGACGTCAAGCTACGGGACCTGGCCGTCAAGCCGCGTGTGCTGGTGCTGGTCAGCAAGTTCGGGCACTGCCTCAACGACCTGCTCTACCGGACGCGCTCCGGCCTGCTCGACATCGAGATCGTCGCGGTGGCCTCCAACCACCCCGACATGCGCCCGCTGACCCAGTCATACGGCATCGATTACCACCACCTGCCGGTCACCGCCGAGACCAAGCCGCGGCAGGAGGCGGAGATCGTTGCTCTGGTCGATCACTACCGGGCCGATCTGGTGGTGCTCGCGCGTTACATGCAGGTGCTGTCGGAGGACCTCTGCGTCAAGCTCGCCGGGAACGTGATCAACATTCACCACTCGTTCCTGCCGTCGTTCAAGGGGGCCAAGCCGTACCACCAGGCCCATTCCCGCGGGGTGAAGCTGATCGGGGCGACTGCCCACTACGTGACCGCCGATCTCGACGAAGGCCCGATCATCGAGCAGGAGGTCGCCCGAGTCAACCACACCCACTCGGCCGAGGACCTGGCCGCCATCGGCCGCGACGTCGAGTGCCAAGCGCTGGCCCGCGCCGTACGGTGGCACACCGAGCAGCGCGTCCTGCTGGACGGCCACAAGACCATCGTCTTTCCGCGCTAG